A segment of the Asinibacterium sp. OR53 genome:
CGGGAATATCAAAACGGATGGAAACACAATCATTCGTTTCTTTCCTGATTTCCTTTACTGCTAACGGGTGAAAATGGGATGACATTTATTTATTCGTTAATCCACCTACCAGTATGGTGATCATGTTCTCTTCCAGCTCTTCTGCACTGATCCTTTGTTTGGAGCGGTGCCAGCTTTCAATGCCGCTCACTGCGTGCAACATGATGAGTACGGCGGTAGGTGCGTCTATTTTTTTGATCTCTTTATTGCGAATGCCTGCTTCGATGATGGAGGCAAATCGTTTGCGGTAGATACGGCGCTGGTTCTGGTAATTCGAGAGATAGGGATCGGCCAGGTGCTTCCACTCACGATCGCTTACATAAACTTCTTCGTAATGATGCACCATTTCATCGATGTGAAAGCGCATCAGCTTTTCAATTTTCTCTATGGCGGTGATCTTTTCTGCTTCCACTTCGTCTATGTGATGCATAAAACGGTTGGCGACACTAAAGCATAATTCGTGCAGTAATTCGGTTTTGGATTTGATGTGGTTGTACAGGCTGGCTGCTTCCACACCTACTGCTTCGGCAAGATCGCGCATGCTGGCAGCTTTGAAACCTTTCTCCCTGAAAAGAGCAGCAGCTTTGGTAACGATCACCTCTTTACGGGATACATTTTTTTCTGTTTTTATCCTGGCCATAACGCGAATATAACATACTAACGTGTGTTAGCGAAATAATCGCAGCTTAAAATCTTATTATGTTAGTTTTTTTATACTCCTTTGAAAGACCTAGTTTCGCTCCCCGGTAACCAACCTTATAATCTATTATGTCATTAGTTGTTGTCGGATCCATGGCTTTCGATGCCATTGAAACCCCTTTCGGGAAAAGTGATAAGATCATTGGCGGAGCGGGCACATATATCGCCTGGTGCGCTTCCAACTTCACCCCGGTTAAACAGGTATCTGTAGTAGGCGGCGATTTCCCGCAGTCGGAACTGGATGCGCTTACTGCCAGGGGCGTTACCCTGGAAGGGGTGCAGGTGAAAAAGGACGAAAAGACCTTTTTTTGGAGCGGCCGCTACCACATGGATATGAACACCCGCGACACACTGGATACTCAGTTGAACGTGCTGGCCAATTTTGAGCCGGTGGTGCCTGAAAGCTACCAGGACTGCGAGTTCCTGATGCTGGGCAACCTGCTTCCGTCGGTACAACGCAGTGTGATAGAGCAATTGAAGACCCGCCCGAAACTCATCGTTATGGATACCATGAATTTCTGGATGGAAGTAGCGATGGATGAATTGAAGAAGACCCTGGCCATGGTGGATGTATTGATGGTGAATGACAGTGAAGCCCGTCAGTTGAGCGGTGAATTTTCATTGGTGAAAGCTGCAGCGGTTATTGAAAAAATGGGTCCCCGCTTTGTGATCATCAAAAAGGGAGAACACGGCGCGCTGCTGTTCCATGAGAACAAAGTATTCTTTGCTCCCGCCCTGCCCCTGGAAGACGTGTTCGACCCCACCGGAGCCGGCGATACTTTTGCCGGAGGCTTTATCGGCCACCTGGCCAAAACCCGCGATATTTCTTTTGAGAACATGAAAACAGCCATCATCCTGGGTAGCGCTATGGCTTCATTCTGCGTAGAGAAATTCGGTACGCAACGCCTGCGCGAGATCGGCAAAAGCGATATCGATGCACGCCTGGAACAGTTTGTGCAACTGGTGAATTTTGACATTGATTTGGTTTAATAACAGATTTACCCCTATCTTCGCCGGGCAATGATGAACATGAAACATACAAAACGTATTAAGAAACCTCTCTGACGGGAAGGTGCCTGATCGTTTGTGTATGACAAAATATACTCAGAGGCCTTCCCAAACAGGAAGGCCTCTTTCTTTTTAATCAACCTCAAAAAAAGGGATACGTAACCCTTAAAAAAGCGTAGACAAAATGAAAGTAGCTGTTGTAGGTGCAACCGGACTGGTAGGCACCAAAATGTTGCAGGTGCTGGCCGAACGCAACTTCCCCGTAACAGAATTGGTTCCTGTAGCATCTGAAAGATCAGTAGGTAAGGAAGTAGAATTCAAAGGGAAAAAATACAAAGTGGTGAGCATGGCCGATGGTATCGCCGCCAAGCCCGCTGTAGCTATTTTCTCTGCCGGTGGAAGCACATCCCTGGAATGGGCGCCCAAATTTGCCGAAGCAGGTATCCGCGTGATCGATAACTCTTCTGCATGGCGTATGGACCCCACCAAAAAACTGGTGGTGCCTGAAGTAAATGCATCGGTGCTCACCGGCAACGATTACATCATTGCCAATCCCAACTGCTCTACCATACAAATGGTGGTGGCCTTGCAGCCGCTGCATGCCCGTTATAAAATTAAAAGGGTAGTGGTAAGTACTTACCAGAGTGTTACCGGTACCGGCAAAAAAGCGGTTGATCAGTTGTTCAATGAAAGAAAAGGTGTGAAAGGCGATATGGCTTATAAATACCAGATCGACCTCAATGTGATTCCGCAGATTGATGTGTTTCTCGACAACGGTTATACCAAAGAAGAAATGAAAATGGTGAACGAGACCAAGAAGATCATGCAGGACGATTCGATACGTGTAACGGCTACAACCGTACGTATTCCGGTTGTGGGCGGGCACAGCGAAAGCGTGAATGTGGAGTTTGAAAATGATTTTGACCTGAATGAAGTACAGCAATTGCTGAGCGCCGCACCGGGTGTGATCGTAGAGAACAACGATGCAGAACTCCTGTATCCCATGCCTTTGAATGCACACGAGCGCGATGAAGTGTTTGTAGGAAGACTGCGCAGGGATG
Coding sequences within it:
- a CDS encoding TetR/AcrR family transcriptional regulator, with the protein product MARIKTEKNVSRKEVIVTKAAALFREKGFKAASMRDLAEAVGVEAASLYNHIKSKTELLHELCFSVANRFMHHIDEVEAEKITAIEKIEKLMRFHIDEMVHHYEEVYVSDREWKHLADPYLSNYQNQRRIYRKRFASIIEAGIRNKEIKKIDAPTAVLIMLHAVSGIESWHRSKQRISAEELEENMITILVGGLTNK
- a CDS encoding PfkB family carbohydrate kinase codes for the protein MSLVVVGSMAFDAIETPFGKSDKIIGGAGTYIAWCASNFTPVKQVSVVGGDFPQSELDALTARGVTLEGVQVKKDEKTFFWSGRYHMDMNTRDTLDTQLNVLANFEPVVPESYQDCEFLMLGNLLPSVQRSVIEQLKTRPKLIVMDTMNFWMEVAMDELKKTLAMVDVLMVNDSEARQLSGEFSLVKAAAVIEKMGPRFVIIKKGEHGALLFHENKVFFAPALPLEDVFDPTGAGDTFAGGFIGHLAKTRDISFENMKTAIILGSAMASFCVEKFGTQRLREIGKSDIDARLEQFVQLVNFDIDLV
- a CDS encoding aspartate-semialdehyde dehydrogenase, which translates into the protein MKVAVVGATGLVGTKMLQVLAERNFPVTELVPVASERSVGKEVEFKGKKYKVVSMADGIAAKPAVAIFSAGGSTSLEWAPKFAEAGIRVIDNSSAWRMDPTKKLVVPEVNASVLTGNDYIIANPNCSTIQMVVALQPLHARYKIKRVVVSTYQSVTGTGKKAVDQLFNERKGVKGDMAYKYQIDLNVIPQIDVFLDNGYTKEEMKMVNETKKIMQDDSIRVTATTVRIPVVGGHSESVNVEFENDFDLNEVQQLLSAAPGVIVENNDAELLYPMPLNAHERDEVFVGRLRRDETQPKTLNMWIVSDNLRKGAATNAVQIAEYLLSKSILS